One Bremerella alba DNA segment encodes these proteins:
- a CDS encoding DUF1552 domain-containing protein: MPSPKKTWISRRTFLRGTGVVMALPYLEAMMPSSVLAAPMPKAPARMGMFYLGTGMNMRQFWPDQQGLDYQASRILKPLDKHRGQFTAINGTFLKEGGGHDGAYPFSTSIAKGERQRQSPDQLAAQTIGSDTRFSSLQLSVDRGTNYGSQALATISWNEQGVPLAAENDPKVLFDKLFRPDTQTQKAEEKNEFRRRHSILDLVRDDAKQLASSLGKTDREQLDQYYTSVRELEKSLARRVEWADTPKPPVETDDLHGTYQSKMAGPEGNGEYLYDDYAKLMYDLIALAFQTDSTRVISYVVRKELAGGVYPEFNVSKGYHALSHHGNDPQSLEELARVDAIYMNHWAYFLDRLASIQEADGTLLDRTVLGLSSGMGFEHSKNDLPTIVSGGSALGIKHHGHLKLTSEIPLASVWHTMLDRVGVDVGNLFQDSTGPVQALVS; encoded by the coding sequence CGCGCATGGGCATGTTTTACCTCGGGACAGGCATGAACATGCGTCAGTTCTGGCCAGATCAGCAGGGACTTGATTACCAGGCCTCACGTATCTTGAAGCCGCTTGATAAACACCGCGGACAATTTACGGCAATCAACGGAACGTTCCTTAAAGAGGGCGGAGGCCATGACGGTGCATACCCTTTCAGTACTTCCATCGCGAAAGGGGAACGGCAACGGCAAAGCCCCGACCAGCTTGCCGCACAAACGATTGGTTCCGATACCCGCTTCTCATCGCTTCAGTTGTCGGTCGATCGCGGAACAAATTACGGAAGCCAGGCACTCGCGACGATCTCCTGGAACGAACAGGGCGTGCCACTGGCAGCCGAGAACGACCCAAAAGTGCTTTTTGACAAACTCTTTCGACCTGACACACAAACGCAAAAAGCAGAGGAAAAGAACGAGTTTCGCCGCCGTCATTCCATTCTCGATCTTGTTCGAGATGATGCTAAGCAATTAGCAAGCAGTCTTGGCAAGACCGACCGCGAGCAATTGGATCAATACTACACTTCGGTTCGAGAGCTTGAAAAGTCGCTGGCTCGTAGAGTCGAATGGGCCGACACGCCGAAACCGCCCGTGGAAACGGATGACCTTCACGGAACTTACCAGAGTAAAATGGCAGGCCCCGAAGGAAACGGCGAATATCTATACGACGACTATGCCAAGTTGATGTACGATCTGATTGCGTTGGCATTTCAAACCGACTCGACGCGAGTTATATCGTACGTCGTGCGAAAAGAACTCGCCGGAGGAGTTTATCCTGAGTTCAACGTATCCAAGGGGTATCACGCGCTGTCGCATCACGGCAATGACCCGCAAAGCCTGGAGGAGTTAGCTCGCGTCGATGCAATTTATATGAACCACTGGGCCTACTTCCTGGATCGCCTGGCGTCGATCCAGGAAGCGGACGGAACACTTCTCGATCGAACGGTACTGGGGTTATCTAGCGGCATGGGTTTCGAGCATAGCAAGAACGACTTGCCGACGATCGTTAGCGGAGGGTCCGCGCTAGGCATCAAGCATCACGGCCATCTAAAGCTAACCTCCGAGATCCCGCTTGCATCTGTGTGGCACACAATGCTAGACCGGGTTGGCGTCGACGTCGGAAATCTGTTTCAAGATAGCACAGGCCCTGTTCAAGCGTTGGTTAGTTAA